In the Limanda limanda chromosome 10, fLimLim1.1, whole genome shotgun sequence genome, one interval contains:
- the cryba1l1 gene encoding crystallin, beta A1, like 1, with product MYRTTRSPMMQPLVNSGMGMAPFFKVTVFEQEHFQGKCLEFTSECCNIQECGLDNIRSIRVESGAWVGFEHHDFQGQQFILERGEYPHWDAYSGSLSYHVERLMSLRPIYCASHQSSRMVIFEKENFMGRSTEICDDYPSLQGMGWMMPEVGSMHVQCGAFVCYQYPGYRGQQYIMECERHSGDYQHWRNWGSHCQTPQIQSIRRIQH from the exons ATGTACAGAACTACAAGATCCCCAATGATGCAGCCGCTGGTCAACTCAGGAATGGGCATGGCACCTTTCTTTAAG gtgaCCGTGTTCGAGCAGGAGCATTTCCAGGGCAAGTGCTTGGAGTTCACCTCCGAGTGCTGCAACATCCAGGAGTGCGGCCTGGACAACATCCGCTCCATCAGGGTGGAGAGCGGAGC cTGGGTCGGTTTTGAGCACCATGACTTCCAGGGCCAGCAGTTCAtcctggagagaggagagtacCCTCACTGGGACGCTTACAGCGGTTCCCTCTCCTACCACGTGGAGCGCCTCATGTCTCTGCGCCCCATTTACTGCGCC TCCCACCAGAGCAGCCGCATGGTCATCTTTGAGAAGGAGAACTTCATGGGCCGCAGCACTGAGATCTGTGACGACTACCCCTCTCTGCAGGGCATGGGCTGGATGATGCCCGAGGTTGGCTCCATGCATGTGCAGTGCGGCGC cttcgtGTGCTACCAGTACCCCGGCTACAGGGGCCAGCAGTACATCATGGAGTGTGAGAGGCACAGCGGAGACTACCAGCACTGGAGGAACTGGGGCTCCCACTGTCAGACCCCCCAGATCCAGTCCATCAGGCGCATCCAGCACTGA
- the crybb1l1 gene encoding beta-crystallin B1 has protein sequence MSGDKSKTSSQTDGKAAQSKKSEMGMMSYKMYVFDQENFQGRMIEISNECMNVCELGMDRVRSLRVECGPFVGFEQMNFCGEMYILEKGEYPRWDSWSNSMKNDYLLSFRPVRMDPEKHKICLHEVGEFKGRKMEIMDDDVPSLFSYGFTDRVGSIIVSCGTWVGYQFPGYRGSQYLLEKGDFRHFNEYGARHPQFQSVRRIRDMQWHQQGCYTMANK, from the exons ATGTCCGGAGATAAATCCAAGACTTCTTCCCAGACCGATGGGAAGGCTGCTCAGAGCAAGAAGTCTGAGATGGGAATGATGTCCTACAAG atgtACGTGTTCGACCAGGAGAACTTCCAGGGTCGCATGATCGAGATCAGCAACGAGTGCATGAACGTGTGTGAGCTGGGCATGGACCGCGTTCGCTCCCTGCGCGTTGAGTGTGGACC CTTCGTGGGCTTCGAGCAGATGAACTTCTGTGGTGAGATGTACATCCTGGAGAAGGGAGAGTACCCCCGCTGGGACTCCTGGAGCAACAGCATGAAGAACGACTACCTGCTGTCCTTCAGGCCCGTCAGAATG GACCCCGAGAAGCACAAGATCTGCCTGCACGAGGTCGGAGAGTTCAAGGGCCGCAAGATGGAGATCATGGACGATGACGTTCCCAGCCTGTTCTCCTATGGCTTCACCGACAGAGTTGGCAGCATCATTGTCAGCTGTGGAAC ctgggtGGGATACCAGTTCCCTGGATACCGTGGCAGCCAGTACCTGCTGGAGAAGGGAGACTTCAGGCACTTCAACGAGTATGGCGCCCGCCATCCCCAGTTCCAGTCCGTGAGGCGTATCCGCGACATGCAGTGGCACCAACAGGGCTGCTACACCATGGCCAACAAGTGA